The sequence below is a genomic window from Fusobacterium varium.
TGTAATAACCTCTATCTTTAGCATTTATTAAAAAATGTCCAACATAGTTAGTTGCCCATAAATTACTATCTGAACCTCCTATCCAATATGAGAAAGACCCATCATTTAATTGAAATCTTGAAAGTCTAGCAATTCCACTATTAATATTTTTAGTTATCTCTTTCATATTAAAGTTCTTTTCATATGATAGTTTTGATATAAATAGTTGTGGGAAAACACTTGAAGTAGTTTGCTCTACACAACCATAAGGGTATCTAATTAACCATTGTAATCTCTCATCTATTGCTAAAATAGGTGAAGATGAAATAGTCACCCTACTATTTACACTGCCACTTACAAACTCTTTTGGTGCATTGAAATTCTGTTCATTGTCTACACTTTTTACTTCATTAATATAAATATATGGAGAATTTGAATTTATATCTATCTCTGTTATCTCTTCATAATCATATTTTGAAGAATCCACAGATATTTTTATCTTCTCCACTCCTATTTTATTTGGAACTTTTATTTTAAAGAATAGAGTTTTCTTCTCTTTATTCTTTAACTCAACTTCTTCTTTTTGAATTTCACCATTGAACTCTAAACTTACTTTTATATCTCCTATTCCATCTTCTAAAGCAAAAATTTCCACTGGAATAGTCAATTCATCTCCAACTTTTAAACTTCTTGGAATTGAACTATTTAACACAACAGGAGCTTTTACTAAAATCTCTTTTTCAGCACTTCCATATTTTTCAAAATCAGCACCTACTACCATTACTTTAACAGCTCCCATATAGTTTGGCATTAAGAACTCAACTTCACCTTCTCCATTTTCATCTGTGGAAAGTACACCTTTAAACATAACAACAGGCTTAAATCTCTCTGCATCCTCTATTCCTAATTGTTTACTTCTACTTTTATTAGCCATTAAAGATTCAGCTAAGAAATCTCCACCTCCTGCTTTTAAAACTTGATGTACCTCTCCAAAAGTTTTTCCTATAATCTCATTATAGTTGTCAAAAGCTGAGATTTGCAGTGCCTCTTTTTGATAGAAGTATTTCCAAGGATTTGGTGTTTTAAATCCTGTAATATCTAAAAGTCCCTCATCTACAACAGCAACTGTATAATCTATTTTACTATTAGCTCTATTTTTTACCTTAACTTTAAAAGTTTCATTTGGTTTTATCTCATCTGGAGCTGAGATATCTAAATTTAACTTAGTAGAATCATCTTTTACCATTAATGGTACTGCTCCATATAATCTCAATGGTCTATCATTTGTATAGTTTTCATAATCTTGGAATAGTGCAACTGTTACATAGGCATTTGGGAACATTTCCTCGCTAATTTCTACCTCTTCAACATTCTCTATTCCCTCTACATCTTTCCAATATCTTTTCAAAATTTGTCCAGATTTTTCAACAGTTACTAAAGCTCTTGCTCCCTTTTCTCCCTCGTAGTATATTTTAGCTTTATCTCCAATATTGTATTGCTCTTTATCTGTTTTTATTTTTAAGGTATCTATTTTTTTACTAATACTAGAATCTATCCAAGTACTTGCATATAAATTTACCCCTGTCTTTTGTCCTGTTGCAAGATCTTCAACCTCAACTAAAATTTCCCCTGTTCCATTAATTTCACAATCTATTAAATATGGTTTGTCTGAAGATACAAACTCTTTTTCAGAGATTAAAGTTGTATTACTATCTGTTTTTATTGATTTTAGGAAACTTCCATAGTCACTATAATCCCACCACCAAGAGTACTCATTTCTATATATTCTATATTTTAATTTTCTTCCTGCTACCAATTCCTTTCCATCATTAGTTACAGATATTACTTTAATATTAAGTTTATCTCCACTTTTAATATAATCTCTTCCACTATTTTCAATTCCTACATATGTATCAAATTTTTTCAATAAAATTTCCTCTATATTAGTTACTGGTCTACCACCAGTTTCTAAAACTCTTGTAACTATTCTTCCAGTTAAATTGATATTTGAAGGAGATATTTTTTCTACATTATATGTAATTTCTCCTCTTCCATCTTTGTTTAAAACTCCATTTTTTTGATCATTATAATAAAAACTATAAGTTGTAGGATCTTTAAAGATATAGTTTTTATACTTCTCAAAAGAGATCTCTTCCTCTCTTACTTCCAATTCACTTGTATATTTCAGATCACTTCCTGGAGCTCCAAAAAGATAATCTGATTTTACACTATATTTCAACTCTTTCTCTTGAGATAGATCTACCTCTTTAGGAACTTCAGTTTCCACTTTTATTTTATAAGGAACTATTGTTTCAACAGGTATATCCTTTTGAAACTTATCTCCACCTAATTCAACCTCTACCTTCCATAAACCAGTTTCTGAATCTTGATTAGTTTCAATCTCAAAAGTGTAGAATCCATTTTTACTATCTTTTATAACTCTATTCTCAATAAATTTTTCTCCTCTAGGTGTATAAACATTTACCTTTATAGGTTGCCCCTCTGGGAAAATACTTTTATTACTTCTAGCTATAACAGAGAAATAAATTTTATCTCCAGGTCTATAAATTCCTCTATCTGTATATAAGAACCCTTTTACACCTTTGCTACTATAAATTCCATCAACTGCAAATCCCTCATATGAAAGTTGAGAGTCATCAAATTTTAAAATTGATTTCTCCTCTCCTTTTTCACTAAGTAGATAAAAAATCTTATCGCTGTTATTAAAAATAACCTCTCCATTTTCATCAGTTACTTTCTCTTCTAAAAGTTGATTATTCGTTGTTATAGCCTTAACTTTAGCCCCTTTTACTAAAGAGTTATCTGTTATATTAAGAACATTTACTACAATGTTATCTTTTGTCTTTTGTGCTACCATTGCATTATCTGACAACATAACAACTTTTCCAATCTTTCCATTGTTCTCAAAGAAACTATATTTTTTCCAATTTTCTACATCATCTGGAAACTTATAATCTATCCCTTTCTCATCAAAAGATAGTTCAACTATATAAAATCCCTTTTTATCAGCTAAATTTCCTAAATCTATCTCTGTTTGAATCCACTTGTTTTTTATACTATCAAGAGTGTAAGTTTTTTCTAAAATAGTATCTCCTATCTTGTAAAACTCCCCTTGTAAAGCATAGTTAAAAACATTTCCATTTCCTTTAAAATTAAACTCTTGTAAAAATTGTGTAGTGTTATTTTCATAGATTTTCTTCAAAGTGACATTGAGCTTTTTTACATTAAGAGATCTAAAACTTATTCTCTTTTCATTTACCCCAGGCAAAATTATTCCCTCATTTGAGAAAGATATTTTAGGCTCTAAATCTTTAAATGATACAGTGGTCTTATAATTTTCCTTCAGTTCTAAACCATCTTTAGATTTTAAGCCCTCTCTTATCTCAACTTCATAAGTGTCACCTAAATTAAAATCCCCAGTAATTACCACCTTATTTTTAATTTTAACCAAAGTATACGGAATATCACTATTTACTTTTACATAGGCATCAATATCACTATTGAGATCTAAATCTTCAGAGAATCTTATCTCTATACTTTTCTTTCCAGATGAAACTGTTGAAACTTCCACTATATTTAAATATTTTTCCTCTTGTTTTATCTCTTCCTTTTCTTTTTCTAATTCAATATTTGAACTTACCTCTTTATTCTCTTGAACTTTCTCCTGTTCTGCTTCTTTTCCACACCCTAATATAGTAACCAACATCAAAAATGCCAATAACTTTTTCATTTTCCCTCCTTATGTTGCTCCTATCACTTTAAAAATATAGTTTTCAATAGAATATCTCTTAATTTATCATTGCTAATTCTTAGATTAAGTTTTTCTTTTAAATTTTCTATTCTCTGCTCCTCTAAGTATCTCTCTTCATTCAAATTATCCCTATGTATAATCTCCATCTCTTCATCAGAAAACTTATTTATAACCTTTAGGAACTCCTCACCATAATTTTTAAACTTCTGATTTCCTATGCCCCTTATTTTTAACATATCCCATCTATTTTTAGGTTTCTTCTCTGCTAACTCCATAAGTGTCAAATCTGAAAATACAATGTAAGGAGCTACATTTTCCCTCTCAGCAATCTCACTTCTCAACTGATTTAAGTTTTCAAATAGTGGATCTTCATAATAATCAAAGGTTACTTTCTCATCTATTCTTCTAAAAACAGTTATCTCATTTTTTAAGACTTTTCTAGCTCTCTCATTCAATTTTAAAACTGGAAAACTTCCTGCACTTTGCTCTAAATATCCATCTGATATTAAGAAATTTATAAACTCCTCTATCCACTTTATCTCTCTATCCTTTAATATTCCAAAGGTAGAAAGTTTATTATACTCTTTTCTATCCATTTTACTGTCTGAACGTCCAACTAATATATTAGTCAAAGTTGATATTCCAATACTTTCTTTAGCTCTACCTATACAAGATAGAACTTTTTGAGCATCAATTGTTAAATCTTCTACATTTTTAAAAGATTTGCAGTTACTACAATTTCCACAATAATTTTTTATTCTCTTATCTCCAAAATATTTTAAAATATATTCACGATAACAACTTTCTAAATAGGCATACTCCACCATTACATCTAATTTAGCTCTCTTCTCTTTTTTTAAGCTATCCTCTGTCTCTTCATTGGAGTCAATTAGATACTCTTGTACCCCTATATCCTCTTCAAAAAACATCAAGATAGCCTCTGCTGGAGCTCCATCTCTTCCTGCACGTCCTGCCTCTTGGTAGTAACTTTCCATATCCTTAGGAATATTTCTATGTATTACAAACCTTACATTTGATTTATCTATTCCCATTCCAAAAGCATTTGTTGCTACCATTATCTTTATCTCATCTTTAATAAATTTCTCTTGATACTCTTTCCTCTCTTTTTCATTAAGTCCAGCATGATATTTTCCTACATTGTATCCCCTAATATCCTTTAAATATGAGTAAAGATTATCTACCTCTTTTCTTGTTGAGGCATATATTATTCCAGATTTCTTAGGATTTTTCTTCAGATAATCTACAATCCAAGCCTCTGGTACAATATTTCTCACTACCTTAAAAAATATATTCTCTCTATCAAAACCAGCTACATATGAGAAAGGTTCTCTCATCTGAAGTTTATCCTCTATATCTTCCCTTACCTGTGGAGTTGCTGTGGCTGTAAGAGCAAGAATCTGTGGTCTCTTTCCTACCTTCTTTAAAAAGTTTGGTATCTCTAGATAACTTTTTCTAAAATCGTGTCCCCATTGAGATATACAATGTGCCTCATCTACTGCTACCATTGAGATGTCTAACTTCCCAATAAAAGATGAAAACTTCTCATTTTCAAATCTTTCTGGAGCTATATATATTATCTTTACACTGCCACTTTTTATCTTATGAATTGCCTCTATATACTCCTCTTTAGATAGTGTTGAATTAATATATACACTTTTTATTCCTAACAATTTTAAACTATCCACTTGATCTTTCATAAGAGAGATCAAAGGGGAGATTACAAGGGTTATTCCCCTAAATAACAGTGCTGGAATTTGATAACAGATAGATTTTCCTCCTCCTGTACTCATCACCCCTAATGTATCTCTACGTGACAACACTGAGGAGATTATAACCTTCTGCCCCTCTCTAAAATCATCATATCCATATATCTCTTTTAATAATCTTCTAGCTTCTATTTTCATGAACTCACCAATCAAATTTTTTGTTATCTATATTATACCATAACCCTAGAAAATATCTTATGAAATACAATTATTTTATTATTCTTTCATATCAATGGCTATTTTAATAACTCCATCTCTCTTATTTTCAAAAATTTCATACGCTTCCATTATATCTTTAAATTTCATTCTATGAGTAATCAATGGTGTTGCATCTATCTTCTTTTCCTCAATATATTTCATTATCTTATCACAATCACAACCATCTACCCCACCAAATTTAATTGTTAAATTCTTTCCATATATATTTGGCAAAGGCAATACTTGATCTTTTTCATACATAGCCACCAATACAACTGCTTTCATTTTATCCTTCCTTTCTATTTTTTATCTTTTCTTTCATTAATATATATACTCTATAATCTATATTTTAGCAAGGTTATTAATTTATTTTAAATCTTTTGAATAAAAGAATAAAAACATGATATAATATATATTATTTTATTTTCAGGAGGCTTTAAAAATGAGTAACACCATTACATATAAAGAGGTTTTAGAATTAGATAATTATATACTTATTGATGTTAGAACACCTAAGGAATTTGCTAGAGAACCGATTATAGGAGCAATAAATATTCCTGTTCTATTAGATGATGAAAGGGTAACAGTTGGAACTACATATGTTCAACAATCTAAAGAGTTGGCTAAAGAGATTGGGATAAACTGTATATCAAAAAGACTTCCTGAAATTTTTAAACAGGTACAGGAGCTTTCAAAAAAATATAGAAGACTTATTTTCTACTGTGCTAGAGGTGGAATGAGAAGTGGTTCTAT
It includes:
- a CDS encoding alpha-2-macroglobulin family protein, with the protein product MKKLLAFLMLVTILGCGKEAEQEKVQENKEVSSNIELEKEKEEIKQEEKYLNIVEVSTVSSGKKSIEIRFSEDLDLNSDIDAYVKVNSDIPYTLVKIKNKVVITGDFNLGDTYEVEIREGLKSKDGLELKENYKTTVSFKDLEPKISFSNEGIILPGVNEKRISFRSLNVKKLNVTLKKIYENNTTQFLQEFNFKGNGNVFNYALQGEFYKIGDTILEKTYTLDSIKNKWIQTEIDLGNLADKKGFYIVELSFDEKGIDYKFPDDVENWKKYSFFENNGKIGKVVMLSDNAMVAQKTKDNIVVNVLNITDNSLVKGAKVKAITTNNQLLEEKVTDENGEVIFNNSDKIFYLLSEKGEEKSILKFDDSQLSYEGFAVDGIYSSKGVKGFLYTDRGIYRPGDKIYFSVIARSNKSIFPEGQPIKVNVYTPRGEKFIENRVIKDSKNGFYTFEIETNQDSETGLWKVEVELGGDKFQKDIPVETIVPYKIKVETEVPKEVDLSQEKELKYSVKSDYLFGAPGSDLKYTSELEVREEEISFEKYKNYIFKDPTTYSFYYNDQKNGVLNKDGRGEITYNVEKISPSNINLTGRIVTRVLETGGRPVTNIEEILLKKFDTYVGIENSGRDYIKSGDKLNIKVISVTNDGKELVAGRKLKYRIYRNEYSWWWDYSDYGSFLKSIKTDSNTTLISEKEFVSSDKPYLIDCEINGTGEILVEVEDLATGQKTGVNLYASTWIDSSISKKIDTLKIKTDKEQYNIGDKAKIYYEGEKGARALVTVEKSGQILKRYWKDVEGIENVEEVEISEEMFPNAYVTVALFQDYENYTNDRPLRLYGAVPLMVKDDSTKLNLDISAPDEIKPNETFKVKVKNRANSKIDYTVAVVDEGLLDITGFKTPNPWKYFYQKEALQISAFDNYNEIIGKTFGEVHQVLKAGGGDFLAESLMANKSRSKQLGIEDAERFKPVVMFKGVLSTDENGEGEVEFLMPNYMGAVKVMVVGADFEKYGSAEKEILVKAPVVLNSSIPRSLKVGDELTIPVEIFALEDGIGDIKVSLEFNGEIQKEEVELKNKEKKTLFFKIKVPNKIGVEKIKISVDSSKYDYEEITEIDINSNSPYIYINEVKSVDNEQNFNAPKEFVSGSVNSRVTISSSPILAIDERLQWLIRYPYGCVEQTTSSVFPQLFISKLSYEKNFNMKEITKNINSGIARLSRFQLNDGSFSYWIGGSDSNLWATNYVGHFLINAKDRGYYIPNDMYEKWLRFSKQQAKNYSGDIDLKAYTLYLLALAGEPDISEMNLMYENYLDKMLVPSQWYLAATYKLSGDEKMAREIGDKLSIEIPKASYEYYSSSYGSRLKDKAIVLSAYYTIYEKIEKNLYNEIVKVLQSQEWLSTQSSAYSLLTMAEIKENKEKEKLKAILEINRKTRKFISSDEDYIENLSEDIKNIKVRANDGKEIYVNYYWEGVPINYEGENISKNIKLERHYYDLNGKEQSEEFVKSLESGKSFWLEVRVLPSDDVERYFSINNVALTQVLPTGWEIENLRALNQDYPKWVEEKTEDTYVDYEDIRDDRIMWFFSFDNYDSGRNSFFVKINSVTKGRYRLPGTMAEAMYDKNYEAYLKGTEVEVK
- the recQ gene encoding DNA helicase RecQ, which translates into the protein MKIEARRLLKEIYGYDDFREGQKVIISSVLSRRDTLGVMSTGGGKSICYQIPALLFRGITLVISPLISLMKDQVDSLKLLGIKSVYINSTLSKEEYIEAIHKIKSGSVKIIYIAPERFENEKFSSFIGKLDISMVAVDEAHCISQWGHDFRKSYLEIPNFLKKVGKRPQILALTATATPQVREDIEDKLQMREPFSYVAGFDRENIFFKVVRNIVPEAWIVDYLKKNPKKSGIIYASTRKEVDNLYSYLKDIRGYNVGKYHAGLNEKERKEYQEKFIKDEIKIMVATNAFGMGIDKSNVRFVIHRNIPKDMESYYQEAGRAGRDGAPAEAILMFFEEDIGVQEYLIDSNEETEDSLKKEKRAKLDVMVEYAYLESCYREYILKYFGDKRIKNYCGNCSNCKSFKNVEDLTIDAQKVLSCIGRAKESIGISTLTNILVGRSDSKMDRKEYNKLSTFGILKDREIKWIEEFINFLISDGYLEQSAGSFPVLKLNERARKVLKNEITVFRRIDEKVTFDYYEDPLFENLNQLRSEIAERENVAPYIVFSDLTLMELAEKKPKNRWDMLKIRGIGNQKFKNYGEEFLKVINKFSDEEMEIIHRDNLNEERYLEEQRIENLKEKLNLRISNDKLRDILLKTIFLK